From a single Brassica napus cultivar Da-Ae chromosome C9, Da-Ae, whole genome shotgun sequence genomic region:
- the LOC106409157 gene encoding transcription factor GTE10 isoform X2: MMGKARKHSRGMQAVERDDFGYPRGTDSEMEEEAPVSKRSRFSLNGGDRFGVPKEVLSLSNMLRSEREHLVHKLRMELEQVRELRRKVECFSSDKVMLSPYSDLHSCSDGSRRMPTQGKKRRPLRNDKQRSKKGPASARLDVTTSSTVASLMKECQTLVDRLWSHKLGFPFRIPVDPVLLNIPDYFTVIKHPMDLGTIRSRLRNGEYSSPLDFAADVRLTFSNSMAYNPPGNQYHKMARDLSTYFESRWKTIEKKIPVMEPPVTYLTSSASLESEVPYNVAPPRKNTASVNESKLRVEPAKLVMTDDEKKKLSQDLDALEEFPQNIVDLLKEQIGNDDLSGEVEIEIDIETLSDETLFMVRKLLDDYLKDRKKSQEKSEHCEMEIAHDSGFSNSTLQPSKGDMLIDEDVDIIGGNDPPVSSHPPHKIDKDAACRNNERSSSSSSSRDSGSSSSDSDSCSSSRSETDFTKASNPTSTEDKKEPGVDINGEKIVVNDSLNELCQVEHDVGEKSAAIDAVHVIPEEETAPCERQDSPGKRQRAALLKNRFADTIMKAREKTLTKGEKGDPEKLRIEREKFEKRLREENLRLQAEAKAVEEARRKAKAEAAEKARREREQEREAARQALQKLEKTVEIDEGRRFMEDLEMLRATGAEGDQLPTFMEEMSPKRSPDMLGSFKMEGNSNPLEQLGLYMKMDEDEDDEEDEQTLDRKERLMLSPHGVEREDQLDNGNKKPASQRAQQDGGNQEDEKSINQKEGEEQIENGPVSPHGEEVEDQLGSGSEGREEVVSEKAEDSVNHEDEELINQNEGGREQLEIVPEQENGVEDKGDEEADVMDEGDDETGIVDMVGVETEVVEMVKVDTEEVDMREQETEVVGNGEKETEVGGMGEQDNGIEDKGDEEAEMYNKDEETGIVDMEGKETEVVDMVKADTEVVDMREQETEVVDMGEEGNEIGGMGEQENGIEDKGGEEAGIVDMGEEETEGVDIVKVETEVVDMREQETEAVDKVEKETEVVVMGKKETDVVDSGEEETKVVHKREEETGVVENGEEGNENGDNGDEETEAVQTREEEKVVGKGQEVSEALQKREEESEVVEEQIE; this comes from the exons ATGATGGGTAAAGCAAGGAAGCATTCTAGAGGGATGCAAGCTGTTGAGCGTGACGACTTCGGTTACCCGCGTGGGACGGATAGTGAGATGGAGGAGGAGGCACCCGTGAGTAAAAGGAGTCGTTTTAGCTTGAATGGTGGAGATAGATTCGGCGTTCCTAAAGAGGTTTTGTCTTTGTCGAATATGCTAAGGTCTGAGAGAGAGCATTTAGTTCACAAGCTCAGGATGGAGCTTGAACAGGTCAGGGAGCTTCGTAGGAAGGTTGAATGTTTTAGTTCAGATAAGGTTATGTTGTCTCCGTATAGCGATCTTCATAGTTGCAGTGATGGGTCTCGGAGGATGCCTACACAGGGGAAAAAGCGTCGTCCTTTGCGGAATGATAAGCAGCGGAGTAAGAAAGGGCCAGCATCTGCTAGATTAGATGTCACAACAAGCTCTACGGTTGCTTCATTGATGAAGGAGTGCCAGACGTTGGTCGATCGTCTATGGTCACATAAGTTGGGGTTTCCATTTCGCATCCCTGTTGATCCAGTTTTGCTGAATATTCCAGACTATTTTACTGTGATTAAGCACCCGATGGATCTTGGAACGATAAGAAGCAGATTGCGGAATGGGGAATACTCTAGTCCTTTGGACTTTGCAGCAGATGTGCGTCTTACGTTTTCAAATTCCATGGCTTACAACCCACCAGGAAACCAGTACCATAAAATGGCTCGAGATCTCAGCACATATTTTGAGTCGAGATGGAAAACTATAGAGAAGAAGATACCTGTGATGGAACCACCAGTCACGTACCTAACCAGTTCTGCTTCTCTGGAGTCTGAAGTCCCGTATAATGTAGCACCACCGAGAAAGAATACAGCTTCAGTGAACGAGAGCAAGTTGAGGGTGGAACCTGCGAAGTTGGTCATGACAgatgatgagaagaaaaaactaAGCCAAGATTTGGACGCGTTAGAAGAGTTCCCACAAAACATTGTTGATCTCCTGAAAGAGCAAATTGGCAATGATGACCTATCTGGGGAAGTTGAGATTGAGATTGATATAGAGACGCTTTCAGACGAAACCTTGTTCATGGTTCGGAAACTCCTGGATGACTATCTAAAGGACAGAAAGAAATCACAGGAGAAGAGTGAACATTGTGAGATGGAG ATTGCTCATGACTCTGGATTCAGTAATTCCACTCTGCAGCCTAGTAAAG GTGATATGCTAATTGACGAGGATGTTGACATAATTGGTGGGAACGATCCCCCTGTTTCTAGCCATCCCCCTCACAAGATAGACAAAGATGCTGCATGTAGAAACAATGAACGCAGCAGTTCGAGTAGCTCCAGTAGGGATTCAGGCTCTTCGTCTAGTG ATTCTGATTCTTGTAGTTCCTCTAGGAGTGAAACAGATTTCACTAAAGCTTCAAATCCTACGAGTACAGAG GATAAAAAGGAACCTGGAGTTGATATCAACGGTGAAAAGATTGTTGTAAATG ATTCTTTAAATGAGTTGTGTCAAGTTGAGCATGATGTTGGGGAAAAGTCGGCCGCCATAGATGCAGTACATGTCATTCCAGAGG AGGAGACGGCTCCTTGTGAGAGGCAAGATTCCCCTGGAAAGCGTCAGCGTGCAGCTCTGTTGAAAAATCGTTTTGCTGATACCATTATGAAAGCTCGAGAGAAGACACTAACTAAG GGTGAAAAAGGAGATCCTGAAAAACTGAGGATAGAAAGAGAGAAGTTTGAGAAACGGCTTAGGGAAG AAAACCTACGGTTACAAGCCGAGGCCAAAGCTGTTGAAGAGGCTAGGAGGAAAGCCAAAGCAGAAGCTGCAGAGAAAGCAAGGAGGGAAAGAGAGCAAGAGAGGGAAGCTGCACGACAAGCCTTACAAAAG CTGGAAAAGACGGTGGAGATAGACGAGGGTAGGCGGTTTATGGAAGACCTGGAGATGCTTAGAGCTACAGGTGCCGAGGGTGATCAACTACCGACTTTCATGGAAGAGATGAGTCCCAAACGTAGTCCGGATATGTTGGGTAGTTTTAAGATGGAAGGAAACAGTAACCCGTTAGAACAGCTAGGTTTGTACATGAAAATGGATGAGGAtgaggacgatgaagaag ATGAGCAGACCCTTGATAGAAAAGAAAGACTCATGCTTAGTCCTCAcggagtagagagagaggaccAACTTGATAACGGAAATAAAAAACCGGCAAGCCAAAGGGCACAACAAGATGGTGGGAACCAAGAAGATGAAAAATCCATCAACCAAAAGGAAGGAGAGGAACAAATAGAGAATGGGCCAGTTAGCCCTCACGGAGAAGAGGTAGAAGACCAACTCGGTAGTGGAAGTGAAGGGAGAGAAGAAGTGGTAAGCGAAAAGGCAGAAGATAGTGTGAACCACGAAGATGAAGAACTCATCAATcaaaatgaaggaggaagagAACAGCTGGAGATTGTGCCAGAGCAAGAAAACGGAGTTGAGGACAAGGGAGATGAAGAAGCTGATGTTATGGACGAGGGAGATGATGAAACTGGAATTGTCGACATGGTAGGGGTGGAAACTGAAGTTGTTGAGATGGTAAAGGTTGATACTGAAGAAGTTGACATGAGAGAGCAAGAGACTGAAGTAGTTGGCAATGGAGAGAAAGAAACTGAAGTTGGAGGCATGGGAGAGCAAGACAATGGAATTGAGGACAAGGGAGATGAAGAAGCTGAAATGTACAATAAAGATGAAGAAACTGGAATTGTCGACATGGAAGGGAAAGAAACTGAAGTTGTGGACATGGTAAAGGCAGATACTGAAGTAGTTGACATGAGAGAGCAAGAGACTGAAGTTGTGGACATGGGAGAGGAAGGAAATGAAATTGGAGGCATGGGAGAGCAAGAAAATGGAATTGAGGacaagggaggtgaagaagctGGAATTGTGGACATGGGAGAGGAAGAAACCGAAGGTGTCGACATTGTAAAGGTAGAAACCGAAGTTGTTGACATGAGAGAGCAAGAGACTGAAGCTGTAGACAAAGTAGAGAAAGAAACCGAAGTTGTCGTCATGGGAAAGAAAGAAACTGATGTTGTTGACAGTGGAGAAGAGGAAACTAAAGTTGTCCACAAGAGAGAGGAGGAAACTGGAGTTGTGGAAAATGGAGAGGAAGGAAATGAAAATGGCGACAATGGAGATGAGGAAACTGAAGCTGTGCAGacgagagaagaagaaaaagttgTGGGCAAGGGACAGGAAGTAAGTGAAGCTCTCCAGAAGAGAGAGGAAGAAAGTGAAGTTGTGGAAGAACAGATTGAATGA
- the LOC106409157 gene encoding transcription factor GTE10 isoform X1, with translation MMGKARKHSRGMQAVERDDFGYPRGTDSEMEEEAPVSKRSRFSLNGGDRFGVPKEVLSLSNMLRSEREHLVHKLRMELEQVRELRRKVECFSSDKVMLSPYSDLHSCSDGSRRMPTQGKKRRPLRNDKQRSKKGPASARLDVTTSSTVASLMKECQTLVDRLWSHKLGFPFRIPVDPVLLNIPDYFTVIKHPMDLGTIRSRLRNGEYSSPLDFAADVRLTFSNSMAYNPPGNQYHKMARDLSTYFESRWKTIEKKIPVMEPPVTYLTSSASLESEVPYNVAPPRKNTASVNESKLRVEPAKLVMTDDEKKKLSQDLDALEEFPQNIVDLLKEQIGNDDLSGEVEIEIDIETLSDETLFMVRKLLDDYLKDRKKSQEKSEHCEMEIAHDSGFSNSTLQPSKGDMLIDEDVDIIGGNDPPVSSHPPHKIDKDAACRNNERSSSSSSSRDSGSSSSDSDSCSSSRSETDFTKASNPTSTEDKKEPGVDINGEKIVVNDSLNELCQVEHDVGEKSAAIDAVHVIPEEETAPCERQDSPGKRQRAALLKNRFADTIMKAREKTLTKGEKGDPEKLRIEREKFEKRLREENLRLQAEAKAVEEARRKAKAEAAEKARREREQEREAARQALQKLEKTVEIDEGRRFMEDLEMLRATGAEGDQLPTFMEEMSPKRSPDMLGSFKMEGNSNPLEQLGLYMKMDEDEDDEEDEPHFSQGEVDEQTLDRKERLMLSPHGVEREDQLDNGNKKPASQRAQQDGGNQEDEKSINQKEGEEQIENGPVSPHGEEVEDQLGSGSEGREEVVSEKAEDSVNHEDEELINQNEGGREQLEIVPEQENGVEDKGDEEADVMDEGDDETGIVDMVGVETEVVEMVKVDTEEVDMREQETEVVGNGEKETEVGGMGEQDNGIEDKGDEEAEMYNKDEETGIVDMEGKETEVVDMVKADTEVVDMREQETEVVDMGEEGNEIGGMGEQENGIEDKGGEEAGIVDMGEEETEGVDIVKVETEVVDMREQETEAVDKVEKETEVVVMGKKETDVVDSGEEETKVVHKREEETGVVENGEEGNENGDNGDEETEAVQTREEEKVVGKGQEVSEALQKREEESEVVEEQIE, from the exons ATGATGGGTAAAGCAAGGAAGCATTCTAGAGGGATGCAAGCTGTTGAGCGTGACGACTTCGGTTACCCGCGTGGGACGGATAGTGAGATGGAGGAGGAGGCACCCGTGAGTAAAAGGAGTCGTTTTAGCTTGAATGGTGGAGATAGATTCGGCGTTCCTAAAGAGGTTTTGTCTTTGTCGAATATGCTAAGGTCTGAGAGAGAGCATTTAGTTCACAAGCTCAGGATGGAGCTTGAACAGGTCAGGGAGCTTCGTAGGAAGGTTGAATGTTTTAGTTCAGATAAGGTTATGTTGTCTCCGTATAGCGATCTTCATAGTTGCAGTGATGGGTCTCGGAGGATGCCTACACAGGGGAAAAAGCGTCGTCCTTTGCGGAATGATAAGCAGCGGAGTAAGAAAGGGCCAGCATCTGCTAGATTAGATGTCACAACAAGCTCTACGGTTGCTTCATTGATGAAGGAGTGCCAGACGTTGGTCGATCGTCTATGGTCACATAAGTTGGGGTTTCCATTTCGCATCCCTGTTGATCCAGTTTTGCTGAATATTCCAGACTATTTTACTGTGATTAAGCACCCGATGGATCTTGGAACGATAAGAAGCAGATTGCGGAATGGGGAATACTCTAGTCCTTTGGACTTTGCAGCAGATGTGCGTCTTACGTTTTCAAATTCCATGGCTTACAACCCACCAGGAAACCAGTACCATAAAATGGCTCGAGATCTCAGCACATATTTTGAGTCGAGATGGAAAACTATAGAGAAGAAGATACCTGTGATGGAACCACCAGTCACGTACCTAACCAGTTCTGCTTCTCTGGAGTCTGAAGTCCCGTATAATGTAGCACCACCGAGAAAGAATACAGCTTCAGTGAACGAGAGCAAGTTGAGGGTGGAACCTGCGAAGTTGGTCATGACAgatgatgagaagaaaaaactaAGCCAAGATTTGGACGCGTTAGAAGAGTTCCCACAAAACATTGTTGATCTCCTGAAAGAGCAAATTGGCAATGATGACCTATCTGGGGAAGTTGAGATTGAGATTGATATAGAGACGCTTTCAGACGAAACCTTGTTCATGGTTCGGAAACTCCTGGATGACTATCTAAAGGACAGAAAGAAATCACAGGAGAAGAGTGAACATTGTGAGATGGAG ATTGCTCATGACTCTGGATTCAGTAATTCCACTCTGCAGCCTAGTAAAG GTGATATGCTAATTGACGAGGATGTTGACATAATTGGTGGGAACGATCCCCCTGTTTCTAGCCATCCCCCTCACAAGATAGACAAAGATGCTGCATGTAGAAACAATGAACGCAGCAGTTCGAGTAGCTCCAGTAGGGATTCAGGCTCTTCGTCTAGTG ATTCTGATTCTTGTAGTTCCTCTAGGAGTGAAACAGATTTCACTAAAGCTTCAAATCCTACGAGTACAGAG GATAAAAAGGAACCTGGAGTTGATATCAACGGTGAAAAGATTGTTGTAAATG ATTCTTTAAATGAGTTGTGTCAAGTTGAGCATGATGTTGGGGAAAAGTCGGCCGCCATAGATGCAGTACATGTCATTCCAGAGG AGGAGACGGCTCCTTGTGAGAGGCAAGATTCCCCTGGAAAGCGTCAGCGTGCAGCTCTGTTGAAAAATCGTTTTGCTGATACCATTATGAAAGCTCGAGAGAAGACACTAACTAAG GGTGAAAAAGGAGATCCTGAAAAACTGAGGATAGAAAGAGAGAAGTTTGAGAAACGGCTTAGGGAAG AAAACCTACGGTTACAAGCCGAGGCCAAAGCTGTTGAAGAGGCTAGGAGGAAAGCCAAAGCAGAAGCTGCAGAGAAAGCAAGGAGGGAAAGAGAGCAAGAGAGGGAAGCTGCACGACAAGCCTTACAAAAG CTGGAAAAGACGGTGGAGATAGACGAGGGTAGGCGGTTTATGGAAGACCTGGAGATGCTTAGAGCTACAGGTGCCGAGGGTGATCAACTACCGACTTTCATGGAAGAGATGAGTCCCAAACGTAGTCCGGATATGTTGGGTAGTTTTAAGATGGAAGGAAACAGTAACCCGTTAGAACAGCTAGGTTTGTACATGAAAATGGATGAGGAtgaggacgatgaagaagatgagCCACACTTTAGCCAAGGAGAAGTAGATGAGCAGACCCTTGATAGAAAAGAAAGACTCATGCTTAGTCCTCAcggagtagagagagaggaccAACTTGATAACGGAAATAAAAAACCGGCAAGCCAAAGGGCACAACAAGATGGTGGGAACCAAGAAGATGAAAAATCCATCAACCAAAAGGAAGGAGAGGAACAAATAGAGAATGGGCCAGTTAGCCCTCACGGAGAAGAGGTAGAAGACCAACTCGGTAGTGGAAGTGAAGGGAGAGAAGAAGTGGTAAGCGAAAAGGCAGAAGATAGTGTGAACCACGAAGATGAAGAACTCATCAATcaaaatgaaggaggaagagAACAGCTGGAGATTGTGCCAGAGCAAGAAAACGGAGTTGAGGACAAGGGAGATGAAGAAGCTGATGTTATGGACGAGGGAGATGATGAAACTGGAATTGTCGACATGGTAGGGGTGGAAACTGAAGTTGTTGAGATGGTAAAGGTTGATACTGAAGAAGTTGACATGAGAGAGCAAGAGACTGAAGTAGTTGGCAATGGAGAGAAAGAAACTGAAGTTGGAGGCATGGGAGAGCAAGACAATGGAATTGAGGACAAGGGAGATGAAGAAGCTGAAATGTACAATAAAGATGAAGAAACTGGAATTGTCGACATGGAAGGGAAAGAAACTGAAGTTGTGGACATGGTAAAGGCAGATACTGAAGTAGTTGACATGAGAGAGCAAGAGACTGAAGTTGTGGACATGGGAGAGGAAGGAAATGAAATTGGAGGCATGGGAGAGCAAGAAAATGGAATTGAGGacaagggaggtgaagaagctGGAATTGTGGACATGGGAGAGGAAGAAACCGAAGGTGTCGACATTGTAAAGGTAGAAACCGAAGTTGTTGACATGAGAGAGCAAGAGACTGAAGCTGTAGACAAAGTAGAGAAAGAAACCGAAGTTGTCGTCATGGGAAAGAAAGAAACTGATGTTGTTGACAGTGGAGAAGAGGAAACTAAAGTTGTCCACAAGAGAGAGGAGGAAACTGGAGTTGTGGAAAATGGAGAGGAAGGAAATGAAAATGGCGACAATGGAGATGAGGAAACTGAAGCTGTGCAGacgagagaagaagaaaaagttgTGGGCAAGGGACAGGAAGTAAGTGAAGCTCTCCAGAAGAGAGAGGAAGAAAGTGAAGTTGTGGAAGAACAGATTGAATGA
- the LOC106409159 gene encoding adenylate kinase 4, producing MADLEDVQTVDLMSELLRRLKCSQKPDKRLIFIGPPGSGKGTQSPIVKDEFCLCHLSTGDMLRAAVASKTPLGLKAKEAMDKGALVTDELVVGIIDEAMNKPKCQKGFILDGFPRTVAQAEKLDEMLKKRGTGIDKVLNFAIDDSVLEERITGRWIHPSSGRSYHTKFAPPKTPGVDDITGEPLIQRKDDNAEVLRSRLAAFHTQTEPVIDYYAKKAVLTNIHAEKAPQEVTSEVQKALS from the exons ATGGCGGATTTGGAAGATGTTCAGACCGTGGATCTCATGTCCGAGCTCCTCCGCCGTCTCAAATGTTCACAAAAGCCCGACAAACGCCTCATCTTCATAG GACCTCCAGGGTCAGGGAAAGGTACACAGTCTCCAATAGTGAAGGATGAGTTTTGCTTGTGTCATTTATCCACTGGGGACATGTTAAGAGCTGCTGTTGCTTCCAAGACCCCTCTTGGTCTCAAGGCCAAAGAAGCTATGGACAAG GGAGCGCTTGTTACTGATGAACTGGTTGTTGGTATAATTGATGAAGCCATGAACAAGCCAAAATGTCAGAAAGGTTTTATCCTTGATGGGTTTCCCAGGACTGTTGCTCAGGCAGAGAAG CTAGACGAGATGCTTAAGAAGCGAGGAACTGGAATCGACAAAGTTCTCAACTTTGCTATTGATGACTCAGTCCTGGAGGAAAGAATAACCGGTAGATGGATCCACCCGTCGAGTGGCAGGAGTTACCACACCAAATTCGCGCCTCCCAAAACTCCTGGCGTTGATGAT ATTACCGGAGAGCCTCTGATCCAACGCAAAGATGATAACGCTGAGGTTCTAAGGTCAAGACTTGCTGCTTTCCACACTCAAACTGAACCG GTGATTGACTACTACGCGAAGAAGGCTGTTCTTACAAACATCCATGCTGAGAAGGCTCCACAAGAAGTTACGTCAGAGGTTCAGAAAGCATTGTCCTGA